Below is a genomic region from Mustela lutreola isolate mMusLut2 chromosome 1, mMusLut2.pri, whole genome shotgun sequence.
CTAGTCCCAGAAAGCTAAGTCATTCTTAAGACCTCTCTTTTTCATTCCCCACTCCAACCAATATTCAGTCCATTGGTTAAGGCTATTACCTCGACCTCCAAAAGATATCAAGATGACTCCTCACCACCTCTGGTGCTATTATCCTAGTCCACACTATCATTGCCTCTAATCCAGACAACTGCAAGAACTACTAGCTGGATTCCCTGCTTACAACATTGTATCTCTAATGACTGTGTGCTCCAGGATGATCTTCAAAAAATAAGTGAGAACATATCACAGCCCTGCTCAAGACCCCCTCCTGGTTTTCTTTCACAGTTGAAAATCCTTACCAGGTATATGTAATTtgtcctctgtctccctcttttcaAGCCATTCACCTGCTCTTACACTGTTCTCTAGCCACTCTGGCCTCCTTTCCTGATTCCTCAAAGTATATGCTATCTATCCTCTCTAAAATGTTTTTCCCCCAGTGCTTTATGTACCtaatgcttaaaaaaatttttttaaatttaaattcaatttagttaaagtacagtgtgttattagtttcaggggtagaattttgTGATTTCATCAGTTGTTtacaacacccagttctcattatctcaagtgccttccttaatgcccaccaccccgTTATCCTATCCCTCTCACCTCCTTCCCCTTGAGTAACCCTCGGTTTGtctcctatagttaagagtctcttggcacacctgtgtggctcaatcatttaagtgtctgtgtttggctcgggtcattatctgagggtcctgaaatcaagtctcacatcaggttccctgctcagtggggagcctgcttctcctttttgtgcttccccctgcttgtgcactctcgctCACTCactttcactcactctctcttataaataaataaaataagtcttttatggtttgcctccctctctgattttatcttatttacttacctaatgtgtttttattactgaaatatCAGCTCAAAAAGCATCTCTTCAAAGAAGGTCCCCCTCATTTTCCTCACCTCTATCTCATTATCCTGTCTTAATTTCTTCACAGCTTTTCTTTGACacctaacattttttattttatatttttaaacattaacaatttttaaatccatttataCCACCTCCAAATGATATTTGAGGATAAGGAACATCCTGATGTTCCCATAACACTTCACAACTACCTGAAAGTAgtctcttgtttccttttcttatggTCCTTTCTCCCCTTGTCAGGCTGTGTGAGGGCACCTGTCTCATCTTCCATGCTGCCTCCTGTATTCCAGTGCTTAGACCTACATCTGGTGCCTctcaggtgctcaataaacacttgttgCATAAATAGCCAATGTTCTCACGATAGCCACAAGCTCCCTTTATAGCTGTTTACCAGGCATGCCATAGTGACTACATAGCCATCTTCACCTCCTGCAGAAACTACCCTGCTTATGATCCCTATTTTGAGATGGGCTGTGGTGCTCTTTGTGCAGAGGAAATAAGTGATAAGCCCCTGATGCCTCACCAGGCAATGCACAGACTGGCCAGCAACCACTTCAGTGTGGGCTAGAATAAAAATATGGGCTGGGTCGGTCAGATTTCCTCTCTGGCAACccaagcaggaaaaaagagagcAGCAGAGACAGCTCCCAGCTGGACCTGAGGTTGAAAGATCATGactaggagaagggagagggcatGATGGGCCTTGTGCAAGCCAACATTGtgaaaaagcagaaacaatgGGTAAGGAGCTAGGgggcagagaacagagaaagatatgtcagagaggggagaggaccAGCCCTATGCTAAGTAGCTGGGTTACACTAGGGTTGTCACCTCAGCTGGGGATTTTTAACGTAACAGTGTTCTCTCATCAGCTAGGAAACATATTTAATACTTTTGATTTAGGAGTTCAGCTGCATTCTATCCATGGCCACATGGCCTGGAGGTTCTATGATCTCTCCATGGTTGGGTATTCTCTGTACATCTTTATGTGGTCCCTACGGCCCTGTTTCCTCAATATCTCTACCTACCTAcctctatctctgtctccctTTTTCTGTCTGTCCTTCCAATAGTCCCATGCTCTCACCACAGCTACATGTTGATAATTATGTGTTCTTACTATGGCATATATTCTGGGTATAAGTCTATATTTTCACTGCAGGTGTGTGTTTCTTCATGGATTAATGTTCTCACTACACCATGCATTCCTGTTGTGGGGAAATACTCTCCTCACAACTGTGTCTTTTTCATAATAGCTTGGTAGTCATATCTGATCAGATTTGTCCAGGAGTTAGGAGCAAAAATGGATTTTCACTGTTCTGTGTTCTCACcactattttacatttatatctgATCATATGTATATCTTAGGCTGAGAATTTGTTTACTCCTTCTCTTGAGCTATTCAAGGTGTATCAAGACTCATTGCTCTCTGCCTGACTAACGCCAGAACATCCCTAGGTATCCTTACATGGCTTTTACTAACTAATGCCAAAGGTCTGGAGAGAGATATCTATCTGGTCACTAAGAGAAGAAACCTCCTTAGGCCAGCAAATCTATCTCCTAGAGGTCTAAGGGACCCAAAGTTTCTCGGCTGGTTCTCAGCAATAGGAACATCTCATCCCCAGGTAATGCTGTGTCCAGAGGCCTGAGCTAAGAACCAAGAAGCACTTGGGAAAAGATTGAGTTCCTGAGGATATGCTTAAGGGGAGCTAGAGGACCTAGCAAGACATGCAAGAGCTAAGGGGATATGAGgagtcatagagacagaaagagggcaCAGACCTAAGAGTAGATGGTCCTGTGAGGTAGTCAGGCAGATGAAGTTAGAGGCCTGGGCAATGAGAGACAAGGATGAGCAATATGCACCAGAGGAGATGAGGGATAAAAAACTGCATGCCAAGGAGGCTAAGGTTGGGGCCCAAGGGGACAAAATAAAGCATGCAGTGATGAAAATGGAGGAAGTAATCAGAGATATATGAAAGAGACAGGAGGTATGGAGGGCAGAGATGGTGGAGTCAGGAGGCATCTCTCACCACTGAAGGCATATGTGGCACCATGGTTGTCGGTCAGCAGTGCAGACAAGACTAGATGTGGGCTACAGTGCATATCCCCACGGCCATGATGGGTACCATTCCCATGGCCCATCCCATTCCTGTGTCCATGGCCTGGGAAGAGAAATAGGTGAGGGGGAACACAGAGGGAGGCCAGAGGTCAGAATGAAGTCTGAGGTGGCCGAGATGGCTAGGGTTAGTGGGGATGTAGACCTCTTCCATGGGAGGACAACTGGAAGTGTCCAAAATGGAGATTGGGCTAGGGCAAGGGCCAAGGTGCTATATCACAGAATTAAAGTAGGAGCTAGGGTAGGTGGGGTCTGCAAACTCAGGGAAGGTAGGTGAATTCAGGTGGATTTCAGGGGCTGGGGCTTTCTCACCTCTGCCGGGGCAGGGTATGAAGTAGTCTCGAACATCCAGAGGGTACTTTGGAAGCACCTCTCCCGTGACAGGGTGGAAGCGCAGGAATTGGTTACCCCGGAAGCAGAAGTAGCGGCCGAGCCATCGCAGGGCAGAGGAGCATTCCCCGACAGCTGGCCAGGAACGCTCCTTTTTGGTTCCCGTAGCCAAGTCCCAGAACCACGTTTGGTTACCTTTGTCCAATCAGTCAACAAACATTCAGTGAGGCCAGGCTATGCCCTCCCTTAAGCTAGCAGTGGGCCCCATGATGGGCCAGATACAGTCCTAACCCCGTGGAACTCACAGCCAAGCAGGGAAACGGTTGAAGAGAGTGATCATATAATAAACTTCAGCAGCAAAATGCATATGATTGGCTCAGCAAGTGCATTTGGAGGAGACAGGGAAAGGTTTCCAGAGAAGGTGATATTTAAACTCATACCTAAAGCAGGAATTACAGGGCAGAGATGAGGAGGAGATGGAACTCCAGAAGGAGGAAAGTCTGAAGCATGGAGCAAATGAGGTGTACAGGGAACAGTGTAGAGTCTCTGGAACTTCATATTCAAGATAAAGGCATGATGAGTATCAAGACTGGAAGGTCAGTAGGAAGTTGGCCATGGAGAATCTAGTATGTAAGACTAAAGAACATACATTCATCCTAAGGATGATGGAGAACAGTGAAGAATTTTAGCAGAAGTACACCTGGTTATCTCATGCAGGGTgacttcttctccttcccctattTGACCTCTAGACCATAACCAGCTTCTCTATTTCCTCCCTTCCTTGGGAAGCCACATGGTGCTCCATCACCACTACCTCAGGTAGTGGTACCACTACCTGCCACTACCTCAATCACCACCAGCCCACCATTACTCCAGGCTTTCTTATTCCAGCCTGTGCTGACCTTTGAAGAAGAGGACACCCTCCTCTTGGCATTCCCCACGGTGACATTCCACAGCTGCATCCACTGGTGATGGGATTCCAGGAAACTCTTCTTGGAGCAACTTTGGatatcctttctccttctcaggaGGATACACCCAGACTTTATCTCCCTGCATACAAATCACTCTATTTTTAACTGTGGACCCCACATACTGCCACCTGCATTCATACATTACATCTCTAATCTACTGCATTTATACAATATCCCCCTTGCGCCCCTACACACTTTCAATTAACCTGTGGACGACTGTGTGCTGCCCCTTGCACAAATACATACTATCAGCTTGACTGCGCAAATCCCCCCCGTTGCTATAGCACATGCACACGTCTGACACTTTCATGATACACTTATCTGTAATACCATTAGTCTTGGCAAACACATCCACAAATAGTCATCCTGcaatcatccatccattcatacattcattcgTTCacctatttgtttgtttatccatccGTTTACTTGAGAAACAGTTGCTGAATGACTACCATATGCCAGATATTGTGAAAGGCGCTGGGGATAAAGGGATGACAGGACAGGCTCTGCCTTCAAGGAGTCCACTGTACAAAAGCAGAAAGGTTCTTACAATCCTAGCCATGCAACCACCAAAGTAGAAACAGGTGAAGTGCATGGGGAATATAGAGGGAGTGCTTAAGCCTACCCAGAGAATTCCTGGAAGGCTTCACTGAGGAGGAAGCATTGGGGCCAAGAGTTGAAAACGGAGTAGGAATTCAGTGTGACAATTGTATAAAGGGTGTCACCAGCAGAGGGGGCAGCAGGTGCAGAGCATGCTCAGAGAATTATATGTAGTCTCATGGAGCTGGCACACAGTGATTGTGGTCGGGGAGGAGATAAGCTTGAAAAGATAACCAAAGCCCAGATCTCGAGACCCAAGTGTACCTGACTTGCAGGAACTGGCACAGGGTGGTGCCACTTAATGAAATAGAGGACACAGCAGAAAGGGTGAGTTTGTAAGAAAGATACTAAGCTTGATTTGGGGATACTGAATTTGAGGTACCCACAGAACTTCTAAGCCAAAGATATCTGCCAGGAAATTAGAAAGAGATATCTGGAGCTCTGGGAGGAGCCAGATCTGGTGTCCACAACATAGAGAGTCCTCAGAGCCATGACAGTAGTTGAGATCACTCAGGGAGGGTGTTTTAAAGGGCTGGGACAGATCTCCAAGGAACATTCAGGGACTTGCTGAGGATGGGAAGCTGGAAAACAGCAAGAAAGAGGCAGGAGGGAACCTAAAGCTGGGAGTGAGCGCTGCCGCAAGCACATGGCACCTTGTACAAATTAGGAGAAGGTGCCCCTCCTCCAAGCAGACACAGTCAGGGCCAGGCCATGGGACTTTGTGAGCACAGCAGACTAGATTTCATCTTCCCCTGACCCCTTGGCTAGGTGCCATTGTTATGAACGGCCTGGCCACCATATGAAGAGTATGGGAGGCAGAGTCAGAGACCAAGGGAAGACATTACCAGGAAGGGAAGGATGGCCAACAGCATGAGGAGCAGCAGAGAGGTCTGGACAGAGATTGGGCCTGAAGAAGAGCCACTAGCTGCTATGGCTGCCAGGCCCACATGCACGTATACTCTCTTAGCTTGAGCTTTTTCAGGGAATGAAGGCATAGGGGAAGGAAACCAGGAACCCACTGTAAGGGGTCCATCTAGGGCCACCTGAGGGTCTCTAGAGGGAGGGTCTCTAGTGTCCATTCCAGCACTTCCTGGCCCAGCCCTGACCTTACCCCAGCAGTACCTTGATCAGGAAGACACTGTTGTGACCACGGCGGAATGCAGCATCCACAGGGTTGGTGAAATTCTTCCACCTCTCTGAAATTAACTCCCGGACCCATTTTTTACTGCTCCACACAAACTCCCCTGAAAAACACACACTTATTGAGGGACCCAGAACAAAGTTTTGGCCTCCTGTGATAGTTACCAAGAAGCTATGGGTGATGCCCTCAGATAACTTCCAAGATCTCCCACAGGCAGATACACCCTCAGAGAATGGGACCAAGTCTGAAGTCCCAAATGCCCCAATCCCAGTCCCTCCTACCTTTAAAAAACTGCATGGCCCCGTGTTCATCCAGGGTGGCAGCATCAAAGCTCGAGCCATCCAAGCAgagctctggggtgggggtggggaggtgcaaGGAAAAGACCAGTCAGGTAATAACGTTGCAGAGACGCAACTGGACAGACAGACTCCAGGGAGGCAGGGCCTTACCGGTCACACCTGGGTTCCCTCTGGTCCCACTCCCACCTTCAGTCCTGTTCCCTGGAGTACCGTCCCTAGAGAGAAGACAGTTGTCTGGATCCACTGGGCCCAATTCCTCTCCCTTCGTTCTTCACACCTGTCTTCACAGTTGCCCTGGCCTAAAAAATGGCTCTAACCCAGTCTAGCCCAGTCCCCAGTCCTTCCCCAGCTCAAGCTTTACTCACGGAGGAAGAGGGTGGGCAACAGCCAGAGACCAGCATAGGCCCACCAATCCCAGTGCAATGGGTGTTCCCAGTGCCCGAGCCATGCTGAGGCACTACAGACAGCTCTGGGTTCCAGCTCAGCTCCCTATATAGAGATGGTGGCAGCACCACCCCCACCATGGCCTGCTGATCCTCCAAGTCCCATCTCTCACAACTATGCCAATATTAGCTGATTACATCAGTGCAAATAAGGTCAGGGTCTGGACAGAAATCTGAGTCCAAGACTAACTTTTCCCGGCAAAAGGCCCCATCCCCCTTCAATGACTTTCGAGCAGTAACTAGCCCGTGCCGTTGATACCCGGCTGTGACTCTCATCACCTTGGTGATGGGTCCAGGTGCCCATAAGGTCAAGGAAGGACGTAGAATGATTGATGATCACCTTGCTGTGGTTGGACCTCTacaatggggtggggggtgggtaggaaagaaGTAGAGGAAACTACCATTTTTGTGTACTAAGTGTCAAGCCATGTTCTAAGACAGATAAAGACACGGATACTTATATCTATTTAACAAACACACTTAGAAATACTCTTTTTACAAACTTCATCAAGGGTCTTTTGGAGCATTCCCAAACCCCTTCAGCTTTGCCCTTGATGGGTCAATAATATTTCACTGTCGCCATTTGTACAAGTCCCACCcctcttccccccctcccccactggcaaAATGCTTAGAAAAATCACCTAGGAAGGAAGGGCTGAATGGGCCAGAAAGAGGTGTCTCTCTCTTGCagattgcattttaataaatagtcTTTCCTGGGAATTTCCACCTTAAGGGAAAAGGGCTTTATTTACCCATCACAGAATAAACAGAACTCTAACTGGTGTTTCACAATATTTACTGCTGAGCCTTGCCTAAATGCTATCTTCTGAATGAAGCCTTTCTTGACCACCTTATCGAGCCATTTCAAACGCTCACACATTTCTTTTGTGTCATTTATTAAAACATGAAATTTCATCAAtttatttgttgctttttttcctttgctttgcccGTCTTACTTACCATTACATTCTCCCCACCTAAAATACTACCTGGtgcataataggtgctcaataatggATTTTGCCTACTAACTAGTATTGCTAATGTTGCAACTGAATTCCTAACAATTCCTTCTGGGAATTCCTTCTTTACTTCTGGGGTGAGGGGAATATCGGGAATTGGTGGTGTGTTAATAACAGGAAGCATACTGTAATCCAGGGGTCACAAGTCCCCTTGTCACTGCCCTTTACCTGgtcttgcttctctctccagTGTCCCATCCCCACATGCCTCTCTTCCTCCAGCGCTAGAATCTTACCTGCTATCTCTAGTAACTGCTATCTTCAGTACTCCTAGGGGCCACTCCCAAAGCCTGCCTCATCCCCATCTGAGACTTGGCTGCTGAATCAGAAGACAAATATGGGCAGTCAGCTATGGGCCAGGATGAGGTTTCAGGACCCCTGTTCCCCAGTCCAGCTCCAAAGGGCCCTGATCCCTCTCAGATGGCTCCATGCCCCTGACATTCCCCTATATAACCTTAGGAAAGGTCTCAAATTCTCCTTCTACTCTGCAAAGTTTCCTCTCAACAGGAAAACAGAGATCTGTGGGACCTCTGGAACATGTCACTAGGCCTCTGCCATCAGGCCCAATGTTCTCGTTTGACTTACAAatgaaaatgtgcttttttttgcctttttttttttttttttttttttttttttgagagagaaagagaggcagagggggccaGGGAAATCCACAGCGAGGGTCTTCAGTAGTCATATTATCAGAACATGGCATGGTCCTGTGGGCCCAAGGGAGGACAGGCCCAAGAGTCCTGCTCTGGCCTAGCAGGACTCAGAGCACATATACAGGATGACAATTTTcagtttagtttctttttccccACACAGCACTGGTTCCCTTCACAGCACCCCTGGGTCTACCTATCCTGGAAGAGTGATTTGTAAAACTTTTCCACTACTGTTTCCTAATTCTTTTCTACCCTAACGGGGCTTAGATAGCATTAGAGGagacttccccttccctctctgcttcccaACCTCCCCATcatgccctcccccagcccctgcccatctcccctgccccacctccacaGGGACTAGACAGGCCGAGTCTTCTGCATGGCAGACAGTTCTGCCGAAGCTCAAGTTCTGAGCAGGAGCAGCTAAGAGGCAGAGGACTGTGTCCATTCGGGAACCCAGGCTGTGGATGTGTTGGCCATTCTGATGTCAGTCACAGGGCACAAGGCAACTCTTCTCAGGGGACCCAAATAGGGCTGGCTTTGCTTCTCTGTTCCCTTGAGGTGGCCATTTCTGCTTCTCCAGAGTTCCATCCAGCCCTCTGGTCTGGGCGGAGAAAGCGCTTGTCCACGCTTGGTCCTGAGCGCCCCCTGGAGGCCACAGGGTTCAGTGCGCATCCACCCTTAAATCAGAGGCCAGAGCTGTTTCTCTTCCCTGAACCGGGTTCTCTGTAGCCTTCTTGCCTCGCTCCTCTCAGCCCGACTATGGGGGCTT
It encodes:
- the HPX gene encoding hemopexin isoform X1 — its product is MARALGTPIALGLVGLCWSLAVAHPLPPDGTPGNRTEGGSGTRGNPGVTELCLDGSSFDAATLDEHGAMQFFKGEFVWSSKKWVRELISERWKNFTNPVDAAFRRGHNSVFLIKGDKVWVYPPEKEKGYPKLLQEEFPGIPSPVDAAVECHRGECQEEGVLFFKGNQTWFWDLATGTKKERSWPAVGECSSALRWLGRYFCFRGNQFLRFHPVTGEVLPKYPLDVRDYFIPCPGRGHGHRNGMGHGNGTHHGRGDMHCSPHLVLSALLTDNHGATYAFSGSHYWRLDTSKDGWHSWPIVHQWPQGPSAVDAAFSWDSKVYLIQGTQVYIFLTKGGYTLVDGYPKRLEKEFGSPHGINLEAVDAAFICPETSRLHIMAGRKLWWLDLKLGPQATWMELPWPHEKVDAALCMEKSLGPSSCSAHGPGLYLIHGSDLYCYSDVEKLSTAKTLPQPQRVETLLGCGH
- the HPX gene encoding hemopexin isoform X2, giving the protein MARALGTPIALGLVGLCWSLAVAHPLPPDGTPGNRTEGGSGTRGNPGVTELCLDGSSFDAATLDEHGAMQFFKGEFVWSSKKWVRELISERWKNFTNPVDAAFRRGHNSVFLIKGDKVWVYPPEKEKGYPKLLQEEFPGIPSPVDAAVECHRGECQEEGVLFFKGNQTWFWDLATGTKKERSWPAVGECSSALRWLGRYFCFRGNQFLRFHPVTGEVLPKYPLDVRDYFIPCPGRGSHYWRLDTSKDGWHSWPIVHQWPQGPSAVDAAFSWDSKVYLIQGTQVYIFLTKGGYTLVDGYPKRLEKEFGSPHGINLEAVDAAFICPETSRLHIMAGRKLWWLDLKLGPQATWMELPWPHEKVDAALCMEKSLGPSSCSAHGPGLYLIHGSDLYCYSDVEKLSTAKTLPQPQRVETLLGCGH